The following proteins come from a genomic window of Aspergillus luchuensis IFO 4308 DNA, chromosome 3, nearly complete sequence:
- the RAV1 gene encoding WD repeat protein (BUSCO:EOG09260A6Q;~COG:S;~EggNog:ENOG410PID2;~InterPro:IPR015943,IPR001680,IPR022033,IPR036322;~PFAM:PF12234;~go_function: GO:0005515 - protein binding [Evidence IEA]), whose translation MRAVLPGRPPTKLQAYSTALWDGLRVVAYISGHALVILGGPHKLLQTIYVDDTDALEAVTIDELSGKIAVCGGPDVFIYQPYGIQHETLKWSLVQTFRSEDDNETIRTLSWGSSEELLLGNSHLTLWFLNDTPRQVWKQKLASPVKFARFSPDATLLVTTGHYDRMAKVWRRLAFGTDIRFEVSYLPHPTVITGIHWRRPYHREQSMDNVFYTVCADNKIRVWATVDHHAPTALQLWAQIDMAASVQPRHATDKSDPTRRYGFIVDSRDFCMATERAVQRSTGNKDNHTLEHIIEVANKSPEVCVVIDGQGHMSAWALEDVGSKVKSEMHMFNILHVEGLDFAFMPGVSPEEDYAQLHAFQGAEPGDSISILVHHFDGRIEWFDSPVDVLFDPAPRKNRVSMKASWTGHNGPIKKIVRNAIGHTLASRTDDNKALIWRQKQRESGTALLRQSELFSDEHIHRSCVLEDGDFLVNLHHNGISFWDIRPFHAKKLAATTFELSSKPLCVLPIPTAEQNGVVYVATIGASMDGIAWEFQLPTSKQTNGTADGTQCQLRKFCTFHLGLDEDMAYILPVDPAGRKAEMPGFFDLFSPDIALSYTKTGIVRTWTAKIDKEKSRVEWLLTSTVETGIKNPSLASGSSIKKAALVDEDRTHLTIWDMNDAQLEYEEHFSQGDIIRDLDWTSTPDMQSILAVGFPHKVILLSQLRYDYLDSRPSWTQIREIWIRDLTPHPIGDSCWLSNGCLAIGAGNQLFVYGNEIESSDHLISQLRIPARGSSTVDLFEVVSRLNGPLPVFHPQFLAQCILSGKNNLVHAVLLKLHRILKFYTEGDDIDGFLDMPLESFYIEHDTPQRATSKGIDSSYADLNMDEESTVVDEDTALVLNENLARFTLPQLSSQEQFRLVDTIECVATVEKHRRSMDDNAARYLLFFRQHMLRRSQGVANKDTVSWREIVWAFHSGSQDILVDLASRQFGGKMTWKAARESGMFMWLSNPTAVRAQLEVVARNEYTKSEEKNPIDCSLYYIALRKKNVLQGLWRMAHWHREQGATQRLLANNFQEERWKTSALKNAYALLGKRRFEYAATFFLLADHLRDAAFVCLNQVGDLQLAIAITRAYEGDDGPVLKEILEERVLPEAATDGNRWMASWAFWMLGRRGMAVRSLISPVESLIPETPASPGSPGMIPLQAKSYLSNDPALVVLYKQLREKTLQTLKGASKVSAQSEWSFVIRNARLYDRMGCDLLALDLVRHWEFLGGPPSPQPAKEGPLDLHDGVDYRKMLRRRSSLVVADLPIRESLQQSIQAAAAPKPKPKPPPTTFQEPDANSLLDSFGF comes from the exons ATGCGAGCGGTACTGCCGGGGAGGCCCCCAACGAAGCTCCAGGCTTACAGCACCGCGCTGTGGGATGGTCTTCGTGTTGTG GCGTACATATCCGGCCATGCACTAGTGATCCTCGGCGGTCCGCACAAGCTCCTACAAACCATCTATGTCGACGATACCGACGCCCTGGAGGCTGTCACCATAGATGAGCTCTCCGGAAAGATCGCCGTATGCGGTGGACCCGATGTGTTTATCTACCAACCGTATGGCATCCAGCATGAAACCTTGAAG TGGTCTCTAGTCCAAACCTTTCGCAGCGAAGACGACAATGAGACTATTCGTACCCTGTCATGGGGCTCCTCCGAGGAGCTGCTTCTCGGCAACTCTCACCTCACTCTCTGGTTCTTGAACGATACCCCGCGCCAAGTttggaagcagaagctggctTCTCCCGTTAAATTCGCGCGCTTCTCCCCCGATGCAACTCTCCTTGTCACCACTGGGCATTACGACCGCATGGCCAAAGTATGGCGCCGACTCGCATTCGGGACGGACATTCGTTTCGAAGTGTCATATCTTCCCCACCCTACAGTCATTACCGGGATACATTGGCGCAGACCGTACCATCGGGAGCAGTCTATGGACAATGTATTCTATACCGTATGCGCCGACAATAAGATTCGGGTATGGGCGACCGTGGATCATCATGCGCCGACCGCCTTGCAACTATGGGCGCAAATTGATATGGCCGCTTCTGTTCAGCCAAGGCATGCGACCGACAAGAGCGATCCGACCCGTCGATATGGCTTCATTGTGGACAGTCGGGACTTTTGCATGGCTACTGAGCGAGCCGTGCAGAGAAGTACGGGAAACAAGGATAATCACACTCTGGAACATATCATCGAAGTCGCGAATAAGAGCCCCGAAGTCTGTGTCGTGATTGATGGACAAGGGCACATGTCGGCCTGGGCCCTGGAAGATGTTGGGTCCAAGGTCAAATCTGAAATGCACATGTTCAACATTCTCCACGTGGAAGGCCTGGACTTCGCGTTCATGCCCGGTGTCTCTCCGGAAGAAGACTATGCGCAGCTGCATGCATTCCAGGGTGCAGAACCAGGCGACTCCATCAGCATTCTAGTGCATCACTTTGACGGCCGGATTGAGTGGTTCGATTCCCCGGTAGATGTGCTCTTTGATCCTGCTCCGCGCAAAAACCGGGTGTCTATGAAGGCGTCATGGACCGGCCACAATGGCCCCATAAAGAAGATCGTTCGTAATGCCATTGGCCACACGCTTGCCTCGCGTACGGATGATAACAAGGCGTTGATCTGGAGGCAAAAGCAGCGAGAGAGTGGTACGGCGCTTCTTCGACAGAGCGAGCTGTTCTCTGACGAACATATACATCGCAGCTGCGTGCTAGAAGACGGCGACTTTCTGGTCAACCTCCATCACAACGGAATCTCCTTCTGGGATATCCGTCCATTTCATGCCAAGAAGCTGGCGGCCACAACGTTTGAATTATCAAGCAAGCCACTGTGTGTCTTGCCTATCCCTACAGCAGAGCAAAATGGGGTTGTCTACGTAGCAACTATTGGTGCGAGCATGGACGGAATTGCTTGGGAGTTTCAACTGCCGACCTCTAAGCAGACCAACGGAACAGCGGATGGGACTCAATGTCAGCTGCGGAAGTTCTGTACATTCCATCTGGGGTTGGATGAGGACATGGCTTACATCTTGCCTGTCGACCCAGCCGGCCGCAAAGCCGAGATGCCCGGCTTCTTTGACCTCTTCTCGCCGGATATAGCACTTTCATATACCAAGACTGGCATTGTCCGCACCTGGACGGCCAAGATTGACAAAGAGAAGAGCCGTGTCGAATGGCTCTTGACTTCGACCGTAGAGACAGGTATCAAGAACCCGTCGCTTGCGAGCGGGAGCTCCATCAAGAAAGCAGCGCTTGTGGATGAAGACCGCACGCATCTGACGATATGGGATATGAATGATGCACAGCTGGAGTATGAAGAACATTTCTCACAAGGCGACATCATCCGTGACTTAGATTGGACGTCAACGCCAGACATGCAGTCTATCCTAGCGGTTGGGTTTCCTCATAAAGTCATTCTTTTATCCCAGCTCCGATATGACTACCTTGACTCGCGCCCGTCGTGGACACAGATCCGCGAAATCTGGATCCGCGACCTTACTCCTCATCCTATTGGGGATTCTTGCTGGCTCAGCAATGGCTGCCTCGCCATTGGAGCTGGAAATCAACTCTTCGTGTATGGGAACGAAATTGAAAGCTCCGATCATCTGATATCTCAATTACGTATACCAGCTCGCGGATCTTCTACCGTCGATCTCTTCGAGGTTGTGAGCCGGCTGAATGGACCGCTGCCCGTTTTCCACCCGCAATTCCTGGCGCAGTGCATTCTGAGCGGCAAAAACAACCTGGTACATGCGGTCTTGCTAAAACTTCATCGCATACTCAAGTTCTACACGGAAGGTGATGACATTGACGGCTTCCTGGACATGCCCTTGGAAAGCTTTTACATTGAACATGAT ACCCCCCAACGAGCCACCTCCAAAGGCATAGATTCCTCATATGCCGATCTCAACATGGATGAAGAGTCGACCGTAGTGGATGAGGATACGGCCCTGGTGCTCAACGAGAACCTGGCGCGATTTACCCTGCCCCAGCTTTCCAGCCAAGAGCAATTCCGCTTGGTGGACACGATTGAGTGTGTTGCAACTGTGGAGAAGCATCGTCGCTCAATGGATGACAATGCTGCGCGatatctcctcttcttccgtcaGCATATGCTACGCAGGTCCCAAGGAGTGGCAAACAAAGACACGGTATCCTGGCGAGAAATTGTCTGGGCATTCCATAGCGGCAGTCAGGACATCTTGGTAGACCTTGCATCAAGACAATTTGGTGGAAAGATGACGTGGAAAGCGGCCAGAGAGAGTGGGATGTTCATGTGGCTGTCGAATCCTACTGCTGTG CGGGCGCAACTGGAAGTCGTTGCTCGGAACGAGTATACTAAAtcggaagagaagaaccccATCGACTGTTCGTTGTACTATATCGCCCTGAGGAAGAAAAACGTCCTTCAGGGTCTCTGGCGGATGGCGCATTGGCATCGTGAACAAGGTGCAACACAACGACTGCTTGCCAATAACTTTCAGGAAGAGCGGTGGAAAACGTCGGCATTGAAGAACGCATATGCTCTGCTTGGAAAGCGAAGATTTG AATATGCTgccaccttcttccttcttgcggACCATTTGCGCGACGCCGCTTTTGTATGTCTCAACCAGGTCGGCGATCTCCAGcttgccatcgccatcacGCGTGCCTACGAGGGAGATGACGGTCCAGTGTTGAAAGAGATCCTGGAAGAAAGagtgctgcctgaggctgcCACTGATGGAAACCGGTGGATGGCATCGTGGGCTTTCTGGATGCTGGGTCGTCGTGGAATGGCAGTCCGATCGCTGATT TCCCCAGTAGAGTCACTTATCCCCGAGACGCCAGCGTCTCCAGGCAGCCCAGGGATGATACCCTTGCAAGCCAAGTCGTATCTTTCCAACGACCCTGCATTGGTTGTCCTGTACAAGCAACTCCGTGAGAAGACACTACAGACGTTGAAAGGAGCATCTAAAGTATCCGCGCAGTCCGAGTGGAGTTTCGTCATCCGCAATGCTCGTCTGTACGACCGCATGGGATGCGATCTCCTGGCTCTAGATCTAGTACGCCACTGGGAGTTCCTGGGAGGACCTCCTTCACCACAACCAGCCAAGGAGGGGCCACTCGATTTGCATGATGGGGTAGACTATCGCAAGATGCTGCGCCGACGAAGCAGCCTGGTTGTCGCGGACCTGCCGATTCGTGAAAGCTTGCAACAGAGTATCCAAGCTGCGGCAGCACCGAAACCGAAACCGAAGCCACCTCCAACGACATTCCAAGAGCCAGACGCCAACTCGCTGCTTGACAGCTTCGGTTTCTAG
- a CDS encoding uncharacterized protein (COG:S;~EggNog:ENOG410PSVJ;~InterPro:IPR034595;~go_component: GO:0005739 - mitochondrion [Evidence IEA];~go_process: GO:0032981 - mitochondrial respiratory chain complex I assembly [Evidence IEA]) yields MPSTKTRPIEKFAKAASKCSVEAAAYGKCVVADYNAVQKDMCAKEFMKLKDCFLAASKKV; encoded by the exons ATGCCGTCAACAAAGACAAGACCCATTGAGAAGTTTGCAAAGGCTGCCTCGAAGTGCTCGGTCGAG GCCGCTGCGTATGGCAAATGCGTCGTTGCGGACTACAATGCCGTGCAAAAGGACATGTGCGCCAAGGAGTTCATGAAGCTCAAGGACTGCTTTCTG GCGGCCTCGAAGAAAGTCTAa
- a CDS encoding aminoglycoside phosphotransferase family protein (COG:S;~EggNog:ENOG410PW56;~InterPro:IPR011009,IPR002575;~PFAM:PF01636), translating to MDFDPIAERKQEQKATAWLRLWTSRQPELLSMQLAHKHRPASGKPVSACLWKSGAFNICYRVRYNNNNNEEPDIIIRFATLGRAILRREKVQNEVATMNYIRKTTSIPIPEVYASGICWAGPYIIMSAIEGVPLSQLLKNHSSSAGRPVLNPKISNHSLKHAYREMAILVLELSRVEFDSIGALEETEHDCFSITKRPLTFNMNELMASANLPLEAFPPPSHTFTSSTDYLYSLATQHLLHLRLQQRKPSLTSEEDFQRKLIARYLFLNLTKNLDLTNPQGPFRLYCDDFRPSNVLMNLNTSRVSAVIDWEFTYAAPAEFTYVAPWWLLLESPEDWEGDLHQFPDRNLPRFNVFLEVLRECEDELMGQGLLLESQRLASRMGESLDNGLFWVCLAARYSSMFDEIYWEFVDRRFYGDLGSLQDRVRLLSEEQRWEMDELVRGKLGRCDRGEDEFDDHYPIDVLLEL from the coding sequence ATGGACTTCGATCCCATcgcagaaagaaaacaagaacaaAAGGCCACCGCCTGGCTTCGTCTCTGGACTAGCCGGCAGCCAGAGCTCCTATCAATGCAACTTGCCCACAAACACCGACCAGCCAGCGGCAAACCCGTCTCCGCATGCCTCTGGAAAAGCGGAGCATTCAACATCTGCTATCGAGTAagatacaacaacaacaacaatgaagAACCAGATATCATCATCCGGTTCGCCACTCTAGGAAGAGCCATCCTCCGCCGAGAAAAAGTCCAAAATGAAGTCGCCACAATGAACTACATCCGCAAGACCACCTCGATCCCTATCCCCGAAGTATACGCCTCGGGGATCTGCTGGGCAGGTCCCTACATAATCATGTCAGCCATCGAGGGTGTACCACTATCGCAGCTCCTCAAGAaccattcttcttctgcaggacGACCAGTCCTAAACCCCAAAATAAGCAATCACAGCTTGAAGCACGCATACCGCGAAATGGCCATCCTAGTCCTCGAGCTCTCCAGAGTAGAATTCGACTCCATCGGTGCACTCGAAGAAACAGAGCATGATTGCTTCAGCATCACCAAACGACCTCTCACCTTCAACATGAACGAACTAATGGCCTCTGCAAACCTACCACTAGAAGCAttcccacctccctctcacACCTTCACTTCATCCACAGATTACCTCTACTCCCTAGCCACacagcatctcctccaccttcgtCTACAACAACGAAAACCCTCCCTCACCAGCGAAGAAGACTTCCAGCGAAAACTAATCGCTCGCTATCTATTCCTGAACTTAACGAAGAACCTCGACCTCACTAACCCCCAAGGCCCCTTCCGTCTCTACTGCGACGACTTCCGTCCCTCAAACGTACTTATGAATCTCAATACCTCTCGCGTCTCAGCCGTGATTGACTGGGAATTCACCTACGCTGCCCCAGCAGAGTTCACGTACGTAGCGCCCTGGTGGCTGTTACTCGAGAGTCCGGAGGACTGGGAGGGGGATCTGCATCAATTCCCGGATCGGAATCTTCCCCGGTTCAATGTGTTTTTGGAAGTATTGCGTGAGTGTGAAGACGAGTTAATGGGGCAGGGGCTTCTCTTGGAGTCACAACGTTTGGCTTCGAGGATGGGCGAGTCCTTGGACAATGGGCTATTTTGGGTATGTCTTGCCGCGAGGTATAGTTCTATGTTTGATGAGATCTATTGGGAGTTTGTTGATCGGCGGTTTTATGGGGATTTGGGGTCTTTGCAGGATCGTGTACGGCTGTTGAGTGAGGAGCAGCGgtgggagatggatgagctGGTGAGAGGTAAGTTGGGTCGGTGTGATAGGGGTGAAGATGAGTTTGATGATCATTATCCGATTGATGTGTTACTTGAGCTATGA
- a CDS encoding Sfi1 family protein (COG:S;~EggNog:ENOG410PMNV;~InterPro:IPR013665;~PFAM:PF08457) has product MPPVPLQRRPLSHEDPALTDEDVGLLYQVITRAERDPEVERLPYRVLFKAYDEVIAEHGVDADPGYACMRFLLKMGSKHVVGESLFDKFESLLERMGIVIEFGGEDDTYDETYPDSVPSIESRPRRRIRDTREDSTQPQPQKQLQTPLRRRASFNSMYDVGDDPTQRSFINRPSSRSSMSRIQVGKPEYPFTKPSPSPKHARVSPEAESPDRTQLMAQFIDVGRRLMSRMDFLAAQSSSAQPPPADEKPLPNGLYARSAVDRDRSERIAEASRARRSKTSSNGSDEEGEQSSSVSSRDDSIGPLERPEMPPEMLYRPSLSDLLRDASTFNMYRQRAINRRLLTQWVKRAIQARQSHHNMEMVAVNRDRNTLLRQAFQTWHTIIRDRRQEERTERFFKHLEERAGRARDLFLLTKAFSHWAQLTAEELARTSAARRHILSVKYFHAWREITAVNEMKAQRFALRKPFAAWLKRTRELKQAEEKAIVISREKSKHTFYWQWFWSFCEQRAPQWYDYCLKRRSLLYWLRKFRTNRECIHEIDVRNKHYAVGSVMQLWHERTQGVIAREQQVALTERRKVLEEKLIEWRAQAHLAPVANHVTKMVGTHILQAAYSQWVHRAQMLKQAREMDRQRIIRNAWTTWNDQLRCQALYARIEERIKLEAMYKWILAERYRLMQRIREQRIKREVFSVFVTNVRRTYAELLDRAEVFEEQRNEDLLRSKLERWRDQLSLQREREMVASEFYAPRLAQESLVAWRSKYQHVVKIEGWANTARYYFLATKFTKKWRVATVESAKKRRQQAYIQTRRKIKINLASKALSHWHSRSLHMAGLEQQALQFSRQRCLAMASELVPRWQEKTFNRLQDCDAADDHYARQIVGEQLTRWVEALLVYQRQEQQANNMNREHVLGQANIQLRKLSFRVFQVKSFSETAEAMKERNLRKHCRSMFRSWLEKARVKSESRDLPGPLISPTRNYDGATFEAEPNRRIFDPWYQTTTPFKTNDLAVAANSQIQMASTTPLATPNFLTSPSKRAARARAMAHVSTTPATPSYTPFASRLLRVGTVLPRTDSTRRRTGRASALGTSVRFVDEEPGSPSDGRRSSGRRT; this is encoded by the exons ATGCCTCCCGTTCCCCTTCAGCGAAGACCTTTGTCCCATGAAGACCCGGCGCTCACCGATGAAG ATGTCGGCCTCCTCTACCAAGTCATTACCCGTGCGGAGAGGGATCCAGAAGTCGAGCGACTCCCGTACCGTGTGCTATTCAAGGCCTACGACGAGGTTATTGCCGAACATGGCGTCGACGCGGATCCAGGCTATGCCTGTATGCGCTTCTTGCTCAAAATGGGAAGCAAACATGTCGTAGGAGAGTCGCTCTTCGACAAATTCGAAAGCCTACTCGAACGGATGGGCATTGTTATTGAATTCGGCGGCGAGGATGATACCTACGATGAGACGTACCCGGACAGTGTACCCTCCATCGAAAGCAGGCCTAGGCGAAGGATACGCGACACCCGGGAGGACTCAAcgcagccacagccacagAAACAACTACAGACACCGCTGCGAAGGCGGGCATCCTTCAATTCCATGTACGATGTTGGCGACGATCCCACTCAAAGAAGCTTTATCAACCGCCCAAGCTCACGGTCGTCCATGTCGCGAATACAAGTCGGGAAGCCTGAGTATCCCTTCACGAAGCCGTCGCCGTCCCCGAAGCATGCGCGGGTCTCTCCAGAAGCGGAGTCCCCCGACAGGACTCAGTTGATGGCACAGTTTATCGACGTGGGTCGCCGGCTCATGAGTCGGATGGACTTTCTGGCTGCGCAATCCTCGTCTGCTCAGCCGCCGCCGGCTGACGAGAAGCCTCTTCCCAATGGACTATATGCCCGGTCTGCCGTCGACCGCGATCGCTCGGAGAGAATAGCGGAAGCCTCACGAGCCCGGCGCTCGAAAACTTCCTCAAATGGCTCcgatgaagagggagagcAATCATCTTCAGTGTCCTCCAGGGACGATAGCATCGGTCCCCTTGAACGGCCAGAGATGCCGCCGGAAATGCTATATAGGCCATCGCTTTCGGATCTGCTGCGAGATGCATCGACTTTCAATATGTACCGCCAACGGGCCATCAACCGTCGACTTCTCACGCAGTGGGTTAAGAGGGCGATACAGGCCAGACAGAGCCACCATAATATGGAGATGGTCGCCGTAAACCGAGACCGAAACACCTTGCTTCGACAGGCGTTTCAAACGTGGCATACCATCATCCGCGACAGACGGCAGGAAGAGCGAACGGAGAGATTCTTCAAGCATCTGGAAGAGCGCGCGGGACGGGCTCGGgatctctttctcctcaccAAGGCGTTCTCTCACTGGGCGCAACTGACTGCAGAGGAACTTGCTCGGACATCTGCAGCTCGGCGACATATCCTTAGTGTAAAGTACTTCCATGCATGGCGTGAGATTACTGCAGTCAATGAGATGAAAGCCCAGCGCTTCGCTCTGCGAAAACCTTTTGCTGCCTGGCTAAAAAGGACCAGAGAGCTCAAACAGgcggaagagaaggcgaTTGTTATCAGTAGGGAGAAGTCGAAGCATACATTCTATTGGCAGTGGTTCTGGAGCTTCTGCGAACAGCGTGCCCCTCAGTGGTACGACTATTGCCTCAAGAGACGCTCTCTGTTGTACTGGTTGCGCAAGTTTCGAACCAACAGGGAGTGCATTCATGAAATTGATGTTCGGAACAAGCATTATGCTGTGGGATCCGTGATGCAACTTTGGCATGAAAGGACTCAAGGTGTCATTGCGAGAGAGCAACAAGTAGCATTGACGGAGCGCCGCAAGGTTCTAGAGGAGAAACTGATAGAATGGAGGGCCCAAGCTCATCTAGCCCCAGTTGCTAACCATGTTACAAAAATGGTGGGCACACATATTCTTCAAGCAGCGTACTCACAGTGGGTGCATCGCGCTCAAATGCTGAAGCAGGCACGGGAGATGGATCGGCAACGGATTATACGCAATGCGTGGACAACGTGGAATGACCAGCTTCGCTGTCAGGCTCTCTATGCCCGAATTGAGGAACGTATCAAGCTCGAAGCGATGTACAAATGGATTTTGGCAGAGAGATACCGTCTCATGCAGCGCATTAGGGAGCAGCGCATCAAGCGGGAAGTCTTCTCGGTCTTTGTGACTAACGTTCGGAGGACTTATGCCGAATTGCTTGACCGTGCGGAGGTATTTGAGGAACAACGAAACGAAGACTTGCTCCGATCCAAGCTGGAACGCTGGCGGGATCAGCTATCGTTGCAACGCGAGAGGGAGATGGTTGCCTCTGAGTTCTACGCTCCACGCTTAGCGCAGGAATCGCTTGTGGCCTGGCGTTCGAAGTATCAGCATGTGGTCAAGATAGAGGGATGGGCTAATACCGCCAGATACTACTTCCTGGCTACCAAGTTCACCAAGAAATGGCGCGTCGCGACAGTTGAGTCTGCCAAGAAGCGTCGCCAACAAGCGTATATCCAGACCCGGAGGAAGATCAAGATAAATCTGGCATCGAAAGCTCTATCTCATTGGCACTCCAGGTCCTTACATATGGCAGGTCTGGAGCAGCAAGCCTTGCAATTCTCACGGCAACGCTGCTTGGCAATGGCGTCCGAGCTTGTACCTCGATGGCAAGAGAAAACCTTCAATCGCCTCCAGGACTGCGATGCGGCCGATGATCACTATGCGCGCCAAATTGTTGGCGAACAATTGACGCGCTGGGTTGAGGCCTTGCTTGTGTATCAGCGCCAGGAGCAACAAGCAAATAATATGAATCGGGAGCATGTCCTCGGCCAGGCCAATATCCAATTGCGGAAGCTCAGCTTCCGTGTCTTCCAGGTCAAGAGCTTCTCCGAGACCGCCGAGGCGATGAAGGAACGAAACCTAAGGAAGCACTGTCGAAGCATGTTCCGTAGCTGGCTGGAGAAAGCACGCGTGAAGTCCGAGTCGCGGGATTTACCAGGGCCTCTGATAAGTCCGACGAGAAACTATGATGGAGCGACCTTCGAAGCCGAGCCGAACCGACGCATTTTCGATCCTTGGTATCAAACCACGACTCCCTTTAAGACCAACGACCTAGCTGTGGCCGCGAACAGCCAAATCCAAATGGCCTCGACCACGCCGCTGGCGACACCCAACTTCCTCACATCGCCGTCCAAAAGAGCCGCCAGAGCACGGGCCATGGCGCATGTTTCTACTACTCCGGCTACGCCCTCTTACACTCCATTTGCCAGTCGACTTTTGCGCGTCGGTACTGTACTCCCTCGAACCGATTCAACTAGACGCCGTACTGGACGAGCGAGCGCACTGGGCACTAGCGTCCGGTTCGTGGATGAAGAACCGGGGTCTCCTTCCGATGGCAGAAGATCATCCGGTCGACGGACGTGA
- a CDS encoding uncharacterized protein (SECRETED:SignalP(1-23)) translates to MRHHHHLTTISLLSLTLSSTATAASTIANIHPVFHNSCPPSPPPPPVLLSPRAHQHIPLQLHEGTCHPIPITSTHVSLDTQIEQFVSPAPNGDDNNKEENGGLGGIIPQHCNVTMHEQPGCVDEPFLAQSVHAGEFGRWVGSTCAEHHHYPRPRPKYPIVRGRYPRSGGDEVGNGNGNGKGNVWVLLECADASASASPSGADVHGVNQVEGGDGDAMQQQQQQDNEEEDKVGSVTHGGMVSATSGAGVNGTTGAGNNITSGSSLHAAMSNSTGVNSTSTLVHAPLNQTGSWRLMPRRKRGRFSIY, encoded by the coding sequence AtgcgccaccaccaccacctcaccaccatctccctcctATCCCTAACCCTATCATCAACAGCAaccgccgcctccaccatcGCCAACATCCACCCTGTCTTCCACAATTCctgccctccctccccaccaccaccaccagtacTACTATCCCCCCGCGCCCACCAACACAtccccctccaactccacGAAGGAACATGTCACCCAATCCCCATAACATCCACGCACGTATCCTTGGATACGCAGATCGAGCAATTCGTATCTCCTGCTCCTAATGGCGATGACAACAACAAGGAAGAAAATGGAGGATTAGGGGGAATAATACCCCAACATTGCAACGTGACCATGCACGAACAGCCCGGGTGCGTGGATGAGCCGTTCCTTGCGCAAAGTGTCCATGCGGGGGAGTTTGGTCGGTGGGTGGGGAGTACCTGTGCtgaacatcatcattatcctcgtcctcgtccgaAGTATCCTATTGTTAGGGGGAGGTATCCTCGGAGTGGAGGGGATGAGgttgggaatgggaatgggaatgggaagggGAATgtgtgggtgttgttggagtgTGCggatgcttctgcttctgcttctccttctgggGCTGATGTTCATGGTGTCAATCAGGTTGAaggtggggatggtgatgctatgcagcagcagcagcagcaggataatgaggaagaggataaaGTGGGAAGTGTTACGCATGGGGGTATGGTCAGCGCAACGTCTGGAGCGGGTGTGAATGGGACGACAGGTGCAGGGAATAACATCACGTCTGGTTCTTCGTTGCATGCTGCGATGAGTAACAGCACGGGAGTCAACAGCACGTCTACTTTAGTGCATGCTCCGCTGAACCAGACGGGTTCGTGGAGGTTGATGcctcggaggaagagggggaggttcTCGATTTACTGA
- the ccpA gene encoding protein ccpA (COG:S;~EggNog:ENOG410Q2KE;~SECRETED:SignalP(1-20)), which translates to MHFSSLLVASALCLTPAVYGYGVAQVTVKSHEDCDPGAPANDKLIGDAETTYATEDTCEKAKISHSLAIDAYSVSLQDVTKDTSERCHGLGVYANDQCIGVPNAVVPFYPGQEDAESECIPDDPFDKYVYVRLLCDGGDGNKDDLKKVESHNPAEDLANDPNDTQDNGGGNILGGLGLGL; encoded by the exons ATGCATTTCTCCAGC CTCCTCGTCGCCTCGGCCCTTTGCCTGACCCCAGCCGTTTACGGCTACGGCGTGGCACAAGTCACAGTGAAGTCCCACGAAGATTGCGACCCTGGCGCTCCCGCCAATGACAAGCTTATTGGAGATGCCGAAACCACCTACGCCACCGAAGATACTTGCGAAAAGGCCAAGATCTCGCACAGCCTGGCAATCGATGCTTACTCGGTGAGCCTCCAAGATGTCACCAAGGATACCTCCGAGCGTTGCCATGGTCTGGGTGTCTATGCCAATGACCAGTGCATTGGCGTGCCCAACGCAGTGGTTCCTTTCTACCCAGGACAGGAGGATGCCGAGAGCGAGTGCATCCCGGATGACCCGTTCGACAAATACGTCTACGTCCGGCTGCTGTGCGATGGGGGTGACGGTAACAAGGATGACCTGAAGAAGGTGGAATCGCACAACCCTGCCGAAGACCTCGCCAACGACCCCAACGATACCCAGGACAATGGCGGCGGCAACATCCTCGGCGGACTTGGCCTCGGTCTGTAG